A window from Pseudomonas moraviensis encodes these proteins:
- a CDS encoding LTA synthase family protein codes for MSALFNWLRRPNARLLSLIVLVLIVPVCLRAALGWSTPLGFLSDLAVGSLLVVALHRRAWWLALPVLVFWALLAIATAELVSAVGRLPTPSDIHYLIDPQFVENSTGGGLAHPALAFALLGALSFWLLTQVAGRGLSRPALPRAFWAAPIVLFAAHWAAQNLWPNDGDAWRLYNLPHQLLASEVADLQIQAEEWLDGDLEEPTPAMAGLTDVDLNGQKLLTAPGQARNVLIIALEGIPGAYIRANREAIGSHYQEDLMPNLSRWAERGMNTPDYVLHTHQTIRGLYAMLCGDYDKLNNGTPKGVEMLTLNERNQACLPAQLREHGFSTHYLQGAGLRFMAKDKIMPHIGFDATHGLEWFSNSNYLEFPWGKDDKAFFEGALDYVGQLKKHKQPWMLTLLTVGTHQPYSAPDDYLQRYETPKQAAVGYLDDALDQFLSGLERQGILKDTLVVITSDESHGIDGVRLASSWGFNLTLAPEQAQLPRLNAGVYGHVDLSTSILDYFDLPVPTALSGRSLFRDYDSGREIMSFTNGKLRYHNGQGIFSECDLPRRCRYYQSPGFIAESATYKGTYSGHPARQIAARADALDLSLLRTPLNHRYQFGSNNIIPLQAQIKDDWADNLIGAQYLEMPKGSHTRVRLTVRSVDPQQAAYIQLKAKEFEQDVQLGLPAEMVATADQPLEMDFSFDNPQPRKAFSFHLLGYGNGAVEVSDFSVITELPGQDDILDDVPEDDTAQSS; via the coding sequence GTGAGTGCTCTTTTCAACTGGCTGCGGCGGCCGAATGCCCGCCTCCTGTCCTTGATCGTTTTGGTATTGATCGTACCGGTGTGCCTGCGCGCGGCGTTGGGCTGGTCGACACCGCTGGGCTTTTTGTCGGATCTGGCCGTCGGCAGTCTGCTGGTGGTAGCACTGCATCGTCGCGCTTGGTGGCTGGCCTTGCCGGTGCTGGTGTTCTGGGCGCTGCTGGCGATCGCCACGGCAGAACTGGTCAGCGCCGTCGGCCGCCTGCCGACGCCTTCGGATATTCATTATTTGATCGACCCGCAGTTCGTCGAGAATTCCACCGGCGGCGGACTTGCGCACCCTGCCCTGGCTTTCGCTTTGTTGGGGGCATTGAGTTTCTGGCTGCTCACTCAAGTGGCCGGACGTGGTCTGTCTCGTCCGGCACTGCCGCGCGCGTTCTGGGCCGCGCCAATCGTGTTGTTCGCCGCACACTGGGCTGCGCAAAACCTGTGGCCGAACGACGGCGACGCATGGCGCCTGTACAACCTGCCGCATCAATTGCTCGCCAGTGAAGTCGCCGACCTGCAGATCCAGGCCGAGGAATGGCTGGACGGTGACCTCGAAGAGCCGACGCCCGCAATGGCGGGGCTCACCGACGTCGACCTCAATGGCCAGAAGCTGCTGACCGCGCCGGGTCAGGCGCGCAACGTGTTGATCATCGCCCTGGAAGGCATTCCCGGCGCCTACATCCGTGCCAACCGCGAGGCGATCGGCAGTCATTATCAGGAAGACCTGATGCCCAACCTCAGCCGCTGGGCCGAGCGCGGCATGAACACGCCGGATTACGTGCTGCACACCCATCAGACCATTCGCGGTCTGTACGCCATGCTCTGCGGTGACTACGACAAGCTCAACAACGGCACGCCCAAGGGCGTGGAAATGCTCACTCTCAACGAGCGCAATCAGGCCTGCCTGCCGGCGCAGCTGCGCGAGCACGGTTTCAGCACCCACTATCTACAGGGCGCCGGCCTGCGCTTCATGGCCAAAGACAAGATCATGCCGCACATCGGTTTCGATGCGACCCACGGCCTGGAATGGTTCAGCAACAGCAACTATCTGGAGTTCCCGTGGGGCAAGGATGACAAGGCGTTCTTCGAAGGCGCGCTGGATTACGTCGGCCAACTGAAAAAGCACAAACAGCCGTGGATGCTTACGTTGTTGACGGTCGGCACCCACCAGCCCTACTCCGCACCGGACGATTACCTGCAGCGCTATGAGACGCCGAAGCAGGCCGCCGTCGGTTACCTCGACGATGCGCTGGATCAGTTTCTTTCGGGGCTGGAACGCCAGGGCATTCTGAAAGACACGCTGGTGGTGATCACCTCGGATGAATCCCACGGCATCGACGGCGTGCGGCTGGCCTCTTCATGGGGTTTCAATCTGACGCTGGCACCGGAACAGGCGCAACTGCCGCGCCTGAATGCCGGGGTGTACGGCCACGTCGATCTGAGCACTTCGATCCTCGACTATTTCGACCTGCCCGTACCGACGGCGCTGAGCGGTCGTTCGCTGTTTCGCGACTACGATTCCGGGCGCGAAATCATGTCGTTCACCAACGGCAAACTGCGCTACCACAACGGTCAGGGCATTTTCTCCGAGTGCGACCTGCCGCGCCGCTGCCGCTATTACCAAAGCCCCGGCTTCATCGCCGAAAGCGCCACCTACAAAGGCACCTACAGCGGCCACCCGGCCCGGCAGATCGCCGCGCGCGCCGACGCCCTGGACCTGTCCTTGCTGCGCACGCCGCTCAACCATCGCTACCAGTTCGGCAGCAACAACATCATCCCTCTGCAAGCGCAGATAAAGGATGACTGGGCCGACAACCTGATCGGCGCGCAATACCTGGAAATGCCCAAAGGCTCACACACCCGCGTACGCCTCACCGTGCGTTCGGTCGACCCGCAGCAGGCGGCGTACATTCAGCTCAAGGCCAAGGAATTCGAACAGGACGTGCAACTGGGCCTGCCGGCAGAAATGGTCGCCACGGCGGATCAGCCACTGGAGATGGATTTCAGTTTCGACAACCCACAACCGCGCAAGGCCTTTTCGTTTCATTTGTTGGGGTATGGGAATGGCGCGGTCGAAGTCAGCGACTTCAGCGTCATCACCGAATTGCCTGGCCAGGACGACATCCTCGACGACGTGCCGGAGGACGACACCGCGCAATCGAGCTAA
- the katG gene encoding catalase/peroxidase HPI, with the protein MANESKCPFNHAAGGGTTNRDWWPNQLNLKILSQHSPKSDPLGQDFDYAKAFKSLDFQALKQDIKALMTDSQDWWPADFGHYGPLFVRMAWHSAGTYRTADGRGGAGSGQQRFAPLNSWPDNVSLDKARRLLWPIKQKYGRNISWADLIVLTGNVALESMGFKTFGFSGGRADVWEPDEDVYWGSETEWLGGDNRYGKSNGPVQEPGDGTLVAEPDLHGREESRTDQGERNLENPLAAVQMGLIYVNPEGPEGNPDPVASAKDIRETFGRMAMNDEETVALIAGGHAFGKTHGAGPADNVGAEPEAAGLEQQGLGWKNAFGTGKGADTITSGLEVTWTTTPTQWSNNYLENLFGFEWELSKSPAGANQWQPKNGAGAGTVPHAHDPNKKLSPTMLTSDLALRFDPAYEQISRRFLANPDQLADAFARAWYKLIHRDMGPLSRYLGPELPQEELLWQDPLPDVTHALIDDSDATALKNKVLDSGLSVSQLVSTAWAAASTFRGSDKRGGANGGRLRLAPQKFWQANQPEQLDKVLSTLEGIQNDFNNGAAGGKKISLADLIVLAGNAGVEKAAQNAGHSVSVPFSPGRVDASQEQTDVESFGFLEPIADGFRNYSKGKYTVAAETLLIDKAQLLTLTAPEMTVLVGGLRVLNTNVGQTRHGVFTDQTEALSNDFFTHLLDMGVEWTPTSRDADEFEGRDRQTGAAKWTATRVDLVFGSNAQLRALAEVYASSDAKTQFVNDFVKAWTKVMNLDRFDLRK; encoded by the coding sequence ATGGCAAACGAATCGAAATGCCCGTTCAACCACGCCGCCGGTGGCGGTACGACGAACCGTGACTGGTGGCCGAACCAACTCAACCTCAAGATCCTCAGCCAGCATTCACCCAAGTCCGATCCGCTGGGCCAGGACTTCGACTACGCCAAAGCCTTCAAAAGCCTCGACTTCCAGGCTCTGAAACAAGACATCAAAGCGCTGATGACCGACTCCCAGGACTGGTGGCCAGCCGACTTCGGCCATTACGGTCCGTTGTTCGTGCGCATGGCCTGGCACAGCGCCGGGACCTATCGCACCGCCGATGGCCGGGGTGGTGCCGGTTCCGGTCAGCAACGCTTTGCGCCGCTCAACAGCTGGCCGGACAACGTCAGCCTCGACAAGGCCCGCCGCCTGCTCTGGCCGATCAAGCAAAAATACGGACGCAATATTTCCTGGGCCGACCTGATCGTGCTCACCGGCAACGTCGCCCTGGAATCCATGGGCTTCAAGACCTTCGGTTTCTCCGGCGGCCGCGCGGATGTCTGGGAACCGGATGAAGACGTTTATTGGGGCTCGGAAACCGAGTGGCTCGGCGGCGACAACCGTTATGGCAAAAGCAACGGCCCGGTGCAGGAACCCGGCGACGGCACACTGGTGGCTGAGCCCGACTTGCATGGCCGCGAAGAAAGCCGCACCGATCAGGGCGAACGCAATCTGGAAAATCCCCTCGCCGCCGTGCAGATGGGCTTGATCTACGTGAACCCGGAAGGTCCTGAAGGCAACCCGGACCCGGTGGCCTCGGCCAAGGACATTCGCGAAACCTTCGGCCGCATGGCCATGAACGACGAAGAAACCGTGGCGCTGATCGCCGGCGGTCATGCGTTCGGCAAGACCCACGGCGCCGGCCCTGCCGACAATGTCGGTGCCGAACCGGAAGCGGCCGGCCTTGAACAACAAGGTCTGGGCTGGAAAAACGCTTTCGGCACCGGGAAAGGCGCCGACACCATCACCAGCGGCCTGGAAGTCACCTGGACCACCACGCCAACACAGTGGAGCAACAACTATCTGGAAAACCTGTTCGGCTTCGAATGGGAGCTGAGCAAAAGCCCGGCGGGCGCCAATCAGTGGCAACCGAAAAACGGCGCCGGTGCAGGCACCGTTCCCCACGCTCACGATCCGAACAAGAAGCTCTCGCCGACCATGCTCACCTCCGACCTGGCGCTGCGTTTCGATCCAGCCTATGAGCAGATCTCGCGACGCTTCCTGGCCAATCCCGATCAGCTCGCCGACGCGTTCGCCCGCGCCTGGTACAAGCTGATCCATCGCGACATGGGGCCACTCTCTCGCTACCTCGGCCCGGAACTGCCGCAAGAGGAGTTGCTCTGGCAAGATCCGCTGCCCGACGTAACGCATGCGCTGATCGATGACAGCGACGCCACGGCGCTGAAGAACAAGGTGCTGGATTCAGGACTGTCGGTCTCGCAACTGGTCTCCACCGCGTGGGCGGCAGCGTCGACCTTCCGCGGCTCGGACAAGCGCGGCGGTGCCAACGGCGGGCGCTTGCGTCTGGCCCCACAGAAGTTCTGGCAGGCCAACCAGCCGGAGCAACTGGACAAGGTGCTGAGCACACTCGAAGGCATTCAGAACGACTTCAACAACGGCGCGGCCGGTGGCAAGAAGATCTCGCTGGCCGACTTGATTGTGCTGGCCGGCAATGCCGGGGTGGAGAAAGCCGCGCAAAACGCCGGGCATTCGGTGTCGGTGCCGTTCTCACCGGGCCGCGTCGATGCTTCGCAGGAGCAGACCGATGTCGAATCGTTCGGCTTCCTCGAACCGATCGCCGACGGTTTCCGCAATTACAGCAAAGGCAAATACACGGTTGCGGCGGAAACCCTGCTGATCGACAAGGCGCAATTGCTCACCCTCACCGCGCCGGAAATGACCGTACTGGTGGGTGGTCTGCGGGTGTTGAACACCAACGTCGGGCAGACCCGGCATGGCGTGTTCACCGACCAAACCGAAGCGCTGAGCAATGACTTCTTCACCCACCTGCTGGACATGGGTGTGGAGTGGACGCCGACCTCGCGGGATGCCGACGAGTTCGAGGGTCGTGATCGCCAGACCGGAGCGGCGAAATGGACGGCGACGCGGGTGGATCTGGTGTTCGGCTCGAATGCGCAATTGCGCGCATTGGCCGAGGTGTATGCCAGTTCCGACGCGAAGACGCAGTTCGTCAACGATTTCGTCAAGGCATGGACGAAGGTGATGAATCTGGACCGGTTTGATCTGCGTAAATAG